AGGGACATCAAGACCATTACGAACGAATTGTCCGGGAAATTTGCGCTGAACAATAAGATGACCATCAACCTTACCGCAAGGTACTACTGGTCATTTTCAGACAATCATGAATTTTTCGCATTGCAGGATGATGGCTATTTATCCGCGACAGGATTTACCGGCGCTCCGGATGAGAATTTTAACGTATGGAATTTTGATCTTTCTTATTCCTGGTGGTTTGCGCCTGCAAGCCAGATTTCCGTTTTATACCGGAATAATGCGCTCGATTACCGCAATGACATCCGCAGGAACATCGGTGACAACCTCAAAAACCTGTTCGACAACAGCCTGAACAACATATTTTCAGTAAGCTTCCGTTATTACATCGATTACAACAGCGCAAAGAAGTGGTTTTAAGGCTAAACCAACCGGTTTTTGGTTTTTCTTAACCTGCCCGCCCTCGAAATCAATTATATTTGCAAAAAATACTTTTCGATGAATAAGAAAGTCATTCTGATGATCCTGGACGGTTGGGGAAAATCCCCGGATCCAAAGGTTTCAGCTCCCGATAATGCGTATATTCCTTTCATAAAAAACCTGCTTGCAAATTACCCGACCGCTGAATTGCGCACGGACGGACTCAACGTCGGCCTTCCTGAAGGGCAAATGGGGAATTCCGAAGTAGGGCATATGAATTTAGGTGCCGGAAGGATTATTTACCAGGATTTGGTCAAAATCAATCTTGCCGTAGAGAACAAGACATTCAATAAGGAAAAAGCCGTTGCCGATGCGTTCCATTATGCAAAAGAATACGACAAGGATGTGCATTTGCTGGGCTTGGTTTCAGATGGCGGCGTGCATTCGCACATCAACCACCTTAAGGGACTTATTGATGCGGCGCATGATTATGGCCTGGAAAAAGTATTCGTACACGCCTTTACCGATGGCCGTGACGTGGACCCAAAATCTGGAACGGGTTTCATCGGCGATATCGTGAACCATGTAAAAGGGACTTCGGTTAAACTCGCTTCGATCATCGGAAGGTATTATGCGATGGACCGTGACAAACGCTGGGAGCGCGTGAAACAGGCTTACGATCTGCTGGTCCATGCCAATGGAACGCATTCAAAAGATGCCGTAAAGAGCATCGAGGAAAATTATGCCAAAAACATCACTGACGAATTCCTGCCCCCGATAGTGATGACAAACGAGAATGATGAACCTTTGGTGACAATCAAGGAAGGCGATGTGGTGATTTTCTTCAATTTCAGGACCGATCGCGGGAGGCAGCTTACGGAAGTGCTTTCGCAGAAAGACCATCCGGACGAGAATATGCACAAAATGAATTTGTATTACGTCACCATGACCAATTATGACGATACATTCCAGAATATTTACCGTGTTTTCGACAAAGACAACATTACTGAAACTTTGGGCGAGGTGTTGGAAAAAGCCAATAAAGAGCAAATAAGGATTGCCGAAACGGAAAAATACCCGCACGTGACGTTTTTCTTTTCGGGCGGAAGGGAAGCGCCTTTTGAAGGGGAAACGCGTATTTTGAGGAATTCACCTAAGGTCGCCACTTATGATTTGCAACCGGAAATGAGCGCTTATGAACTGGCCGATGCTTTGGTTCCCGAGCTAGATAAAGGTGAAGTGGATTTCGTATGCCTGAATTTTGCCAACGGAGATATGGTAGGCCATACCGGCGTGATGGCCGCTGCAATCAAGGCCTGTGAAGCAGTCGACAAATGTGCTGAGAAGGTCATCACGGCAGCACTAAGGAACCATTACACCACCATCGTCATAGCCGATCATGGGAACTGCGAAACGATGATTAACCCCGATGGCACACCCAATACCGCGCATACAACAAATCCCGTCCCGATCATCCTTGTGGATCCCGAACTTAAAAACGTACACAATGGGGTTTTGGGCGATATCGCTCCGACCATACTGGAACTCATGGGCATCCCTAAACCTGACGCGATGACAAGGCATTCGCTGCTGTAAAGGTAGGGTTAGCAGACCCTTTTACTGTTTAAATATTATTTGACTATAATGAAAATATTACATAAGGCACTAATGCCTGTTTTTTTGATGTTTTCCGCGTTGGCGCTTGCCCAGGGTGGCGCTTCCTCGTGTGGTGAATTGCAGGCGAATTTCCAACAGTACCAAGCCTGCGCGACGACCATTCAATTTACCAATTCGATTAATAACCCCAGTCAGGAAAATTTCAACACGAGTTGTATTGGAGACAATCTCCAGGGCCCAACGTGGTTTTTTATAAAGATTAAATCCGCTGGGGATATCCACATGCAGATAAGCCAGGTT
This genomic stretch from Flavobacterium pallidum harbors:
- the gpmI gene encoding 2,3-bisphosphoglycerate-independent phosphoglycerate mutase yields the protein MNKKVILMILDGWGKSPDPKVSAPDNAYIPFIKNLLANYPTAELRTDGLNVGLPEGQMGNSEVGHMNLGAGRIIYQDLVKINLAVENKTFNKEKAVADAFHYAKEYDKDVHLLGLVSDGGVHSHINHLKGLIDAAHDYGLEKVFVHAFTDGRDVDPKSGTGFIGDIVNHVKGTSVKLASIIGRYYAMDRDKRWERVKQAYDLLVHANGTHSKDAVKSIEENYAKNITDEFLPPIVMTNENDEPLVTIKEGDVVIFFNFRTDRGRQLTEVLSQKDHPDENMHKMNLYYVTMTNYDDTFQNIYRVFDKDNITETLGEVLEKANKEQIRIAETEKYPHVTFFFSGGREAPFEGETRILRNSPKVATYDLQPEMSAYELADALVPELDKGEVDFVCLNFANGDMVGHTGVMAAAIKACEAVDKCAEKVITAALRNHYTTIVIADHGNCETMINPDGTPNTAHTTNPVPIILVDPELKNVHNGVLGDIAPTILELMGIPKPDAMTRHSLL